The Faecalibacter bovis genome includes the window CAGCTTCTTGTATGAATTTTTTGAATTTTAGCTCTTTAAATTTAGCATATATTCCTGTAGTACTTATATCATATTTAAAACTTCCTAACGTGTTTATCGGCTGATAATACAACACTTGTAACTGATGTTTTGATAAATCTTGTGGGTTCTTCTCAAATTTTTCTTTTAAGTTTTCGAAATAAAATTCTGTATTTGTTGAATCTTTTGCTAAAGTCTCAATTCGTGCTAAATCAACAGGCATTTGCGCCTTCATTTCATTTGTAAATAGCAATAAAAATGCAGTAAGTAAAAGTTTATTCATATAGTGTATTAAAGTTTAAATATAAAAAAAGCGTTCCATTTGGAACGCTTAACTTTTATAATACTTTTACTTCGAATACTTTTTCATCGTTGATAAAACCTTCCAATGTATCTTTTGAATTGATTTTATTAACGCCTGCCGGAGTTCCTGTATAGATTAAATCTCCTTTTTTTAATGTGAAATATTTAGAACATTCCGCAATCAACGTATTGATATTAAAAATCATATCTTTTGTATTTGCAGTTTGAACTTGTTCTCCGTTTCGATTCATTGAAAAATTTAAGTTTTCTAAATCAAAATTTTCTTTCGGAAAAAATTCTGATACAAATGCCGATCCATCAAATGCTTTGGCAATTTCCCAAGGAAAACGTTTTTCTTTTAATTCTTGTTGCACATCACGAGCTGTAA containing:
- a CDS encoding fumarylacetoacetate hydrolase family protein is translated as MKIICVGRNYEEHAKELNNEVPDAPMFFMKPDSAILRKNFPFVIPTFTKEVHFETELVIKIDRVGKMIQPQFADRYFSEIGLGIDFTARDVQQELKEKRFPWEIAKAFDGSAFVSEFFPKENFDLENLNFSMNRNGEQVQTANTKDMIFNINTLIAECSKYFTLKKGDLIYTGTPAGVNKINSKDTLEGFINDEKVFEVKVL